Within Pelecanus crispus isolate bPelCri1 chromosome 30 unlocalized genomic scaffold, bPelCri1.pri SUPER_30_unloc_1, whole genome shotgun sequence, the genomic segment CGCTGCCTCtgcccggcggccgcccccaACCCCACCCTCCTCTGCGCCCGCACCGGCCtcctggccgtgcccccccACTTTGGACCGGGCCGCCGTGGAGCTGCGCTTGGCCGACAACTTCATCGCGCCGTGGGGCGGGCCGACTTCGCCAACATGAGCAGCCTGGTTCACCTCACCCTCTCCCGCAACGGCTTGCGCCGCTTGGCGCCCGGCGCCTTCGCCGACCTCCGGGCTCTCCGCGCCCTCCACCTGGACGGCAACCGGTTGCCGGCGCTGAGCGGGGCGCAGCTGCGGGGCCTGGCCAGCCTCCGCCACCTCATCTTGGCCAACAACCAACTGGCCGCCATCGAACCCGCCGCCTTCGCCGCCTTCGCCGCCACGGTGGAGGACCTCGACCTCTCCCACAACAATTTGCCGGCGTTGCCGTGGGAGGCGGTGGCCGGCATGGCTAGTTTGGCCACCCTCACCTTAGACCACAACCTCCTGGAGCGCGTCCCCGCCGGGGCGGTGGCGCGGTTACCGCGTTTGGCGCGCTTGGACCTGACCGCCAACCGCTTGCGGGCGTTACCGCCGGTGCCGGGCCCGCCGGGCCCCAGTTTGGCGGCGGGGGGAAACCCTTTGCATTGCAACTGCGAGCTGCTCTGGTTACGCCGCTTggcgcggccgggccgcttGGAAAGCTgcgcctcgccgccgccgctcgccggTCGCCTGCTTTGGGCCGTGCCGGAGGAAGAACTGGCGTGCCGGGCGCCCGCCATCGCCGGCGCGGGCCGCCGATCCCGCCGCCGTCTTGGAAGGTCAACCTTTGCGGTTGGGTTGCGCCGCCGCCGGCGACCCGCCGCCGGCGTTGCACTGGTTGGGCCCCGACGGGCGGTTGGTGCAGAACGGGTCGCGCCGCGCCGTCCGCCCCGACGGCTCCTTGGAGCTGCGGGTGGCCACCTTGCGCGACCACGGCGCCTTCACCTGCGTGGCGTCCAACGCCGCCGGCGAGGCGGCCGCCCGGGTGGTGCAAGTCGCCGTCTTGCCCTTGCCCGTCCCTCGCGGCGGCGACGGCGGCGACGGCGGCGACGACGGGCCGGGGCCTTCGGATATGGCTCGCGCCGGCGGCAACGAGTCGCGGGCGGCGGGCGAGCGGCGCATCGTGGCGGCCGAGCTGACGGCGTCCTCGGCGCGCATCCGCTGGCTGCCCCAGCGCCACGTCCCCGGCATCCGCATGTTCCAGATCCAGTACAACAGCTCCCTCGACGACTCCCTCGTCTACAGGTGGGGGTCCGCggtggggggctcgggggtgctcgggggtgccatggggggtcctgggggggtcctgggggtactcgggggtgccatggggggccctggggtgccatggggggctcgggggtgcttgggggtgccatggggggggtcctgggggggtcctgggggtgctcgggggtgccatggggggccctggggtgccatgggggtccctggggtgccgtggggggctcgggggtgccatggggggtcctggggggtcctgggggtgctcgggggtcctgggggtgctcgggggtgccatggggggccctggggtgccatgggggtccctggggtgccatggggggctcgggggtgcttgggggtgccatgggggggtcctgggggggtcctgggggtgctcgggggtgccatggggggccctggggtg encodes:
- the LRFN1 gene encoding LOW QUALITY PROTEIN: leucine-rich repeat and fibronectin type III domain-containing protein 1 (The sequence of the model RefSeq protein was modified relative to this genomic sequence to represent the inferred CDS: inserted 1 base in 1 codon; deleted 2 bases in 2 codons), encoding MAKLLVPLVMLGAVAGSHRCPPRCLCPAAAPNPTLLCARTGLLAVPPTLDRAAVELRLADNFIXAVGRADFANMSSLVHLTLSRNGLRRLAPGAFADLRALRALHLDGNRLPALSGAQLRGLASLRHLILANNQLAAIEPAAFAAFAATVEDLDLSHNNLPALPWEAVAGMASLATLTLDHNLLERVPAGAVARLPRLARLDLTANRLRALPPVPGPPGPSLAAGGNPLHCNCELLWLRRLARPGRLESCASPPPLAGRLLWAVPEEELACRAPAIAGAAADPAAVLEGQPLRLGCAAAGDPPPALHWLGPDGRLVQNGSRRAVRPDGSLELRVATLRDHGAFTCVASNAAGEAAARVVQVAVLPLPVPRGGDGGDGGDDGPGPSDMARAGGNESRAAGERRIVAAELTASSARIRWLPQRHVPGIRMFQIQYNSSLDDSLVYRLLPPSSRSFVLRDLAAGREYDLCVSALYAEGTTALPTARALGCVRFATAGGSPGCAALPRPHFLGGTVIIVIGAAIATSVLVFILILTARYKAAAARRPTAAVASVCSQTNGTHRPPEPEPPPPPPPPAASASSSPPTLPSPAPMGAAGAGARGLFPSHSYPRRARTRRHGSLPRLDLPDAAPALRPSFGSTHWMLESTV